A region of the Flintibacter sp. KGMB00164 genome:
CCAGAGCCAGGGTAATGCCCGACAAAACGATGAACACAGTGATCTGCGGCCAGAATCCCAGCCCCAGCCCAGCGGTGATCAGCGCGCCCAGGGCGCCTACCGCAAACCAAATGCTGGTCAGCCCTACGGTGACCGCCTCGCCCACGGCAAAGGCAATCATCACGCCCAGCCATATGATCGCTTCCATAGCACACTCCTTTCTTGCGAGACTCTGTATACTCTTACGTCCCGTTGCCCATACCATACCATATTTTTTGTGAAAACTCCATAGCAAACCCTTCCAGTTTGGAAAAGGAATTGCGAATTTTTCCCCAGTCCGATATACTATATGTGATAAGCGTCCATACAGCTCCTTTTTTCTCTGTTTTTCGCAGGCTGGGAACTGTTTTTTTATTGGAAAAATGGCCGGGTACAGCGCCCGGTCCGGGAGGTTTTACTGTGAATGATTTGACCTTTGCCGTGCCCACCCTGTTTGGGCTGGAAGGCCTGTGCGCCGACGAGATGCGCCGATTGAATCTGGAGGGAGTCCAGGCAGAGAACGGCCGGGTGCTGTGCCGGGGCTCGGCGCTGGACATTGCCCGGCTCAACCTGAACCTGCGCACCGGAGAGCGGGTGCTGCTGGTGCTGGGCTCTTTCCCGGCGGATAATTTTGACGCCCTGTTTGAGGGTACCAAGGCCCTGCCCTGGGAGCAGTTTATTCCCCGGGAGGGCCAGTTCCCCGTCAAGGGACACTGCCTCAACTCTGCCCTCCACGCCGTGCCCGCCTGCCAGGCCATTGTGAAGAAGGCGGTAGCCGCCCGGCTGGGGGAAAAGTACGGGTTCAACACTCTGCCGGAGACTGGAGCGCTCTATCAGATTCAGTTCTCCATTATGAAGGATACCGCTACCCTGATGCTGGACACCAGCGGTGCAGGACTGCACAAGCGGGGCTACCGGGCTCACGGCGTAGTGGCGCCTCTGCGGGAGACCCTGGCTGCCGCCATGGTGATGCTCTCCCGGTACAAGGGCCGGGACCCCCTGTGCGACCCCTTCTGCGGCAGCGGCACCATCCCCATCGAGGCCGCCCTCATCGCCAAAAACCGTGCTCCCGGCCTCAACCGCACCTTCTCCGCCCAGAAGTGGGCCTTTGTGGACAAGAAGCTGTGGCTGGAGGCCGCCGACCAGGCTATGGACCAGGAGTTTGACGGGGACTACGAGATCTGGGGCGGCGATCTGGACCCGGATGCGGTGGAGCTGGCCCGGCACAACGCAGAGCTGGCCGAGGTGGACGACGTGGTACACTTTGACGTGGACGACGCCCGCACCTTCCACTGGGGCGGACTCTACGGCCGTGTAGTTACCAACCCTCCCTACGGCGAGCGCATCATGGAGCGCAAAGAGGCCGAGGAGCTCTACCGGGCCTTCGGCAAGGCCTGGGCCAAGTTCCCCGACGGGTGGAAGCTGTATCTGCTGTCCTCCCACACGGAGTTCGAGCGCACCTTCGGCAAGCAGGCGGACAAAAAGCGCAAGCTCTACAACGGCATGCTCAAGTGCGACCTGTTTATGTACGGTATCAAATAAGTTTCGGCCCTTTGTGGCCGTTTGAGGTGATTTTTTGCGCCATCTGTTTATTATCAACCCCGTGGCCGGACGAAAGGGCAGCACCCAGGCTCTGCTGGACCAGCTGGACCGGGTCTCCTTCCCCCACGAGCGGGTCTTTACCGAAGGAGAGGGCCACGCGGAAAAGCTGGCCCGGCAGGCCGCCCAGACCGGCGAGCCGGTACGCATCTGGGCCTGCGGCGGAGACGGCACCCTCAACGAGGTGGTCAACGGGGCGGCAGGCTTTGACAACGCTGCCATTACCTGTGTGCCCAAAGGCACCGGAAACGACTTTTTAAAGGTATTTGGTCCCAATTACCGGGACCTGTTCTACGACCTGGAGGCTCTTGCCGCCGGTCCCCAGACCACGCTGGACCTGATGGACTGCAACGGCAAGCTGGGGCTGGATGTGGTGTGCGGGGGTGTAGACGCCCGCATCGCCGCCGGGGTCCACCGGTATAAGGACCTGCCCTTTGTCACCGGCAAGGGAGCCTACATTCTCTCTTTGATCGAAAACATCTTTTTAAAAGGTATCTGCCGTCCCATGGAGGTGCAGATGGGTCCGGTCCATTACAGCGGCCCCACCGCCATTGTCTGCGTATGCAACGGCCGGTACTACGGCGGCGGCTTTATGCCGGTGGCCGACGCCATGCCCGACGACGGGGTGCTGGACATGCTGCTGGTAGGCAAGGTGAGCCTGCTCACCTTTATCCGTCTGGTGGGCCAGTACGCCAAGGGCCGCTACAAGGATTACCCCCAGCTCATTGAGGATTTCCACGGCCAGGAGCTCACCTGGTCCAGCAAGGAACCCCTGGTGGCGGTGGTGGATGGGGAGGTGCTGGAGAGCACCTCCTTTACCGTGCGCCTCTCCGAAAAGAAGATCCACTTCTTCTATCCCAACGGGGCAAGCTACGCCCCCCACCTTTAAATAGGGGGGCTATCTTTATGCGACACAGCTATCAAGCGACACTGGGTACCTGCTTTGCCGGGTACATCGTCCAGTCGGTCATCAACCTCTTTGCCCCTTTGCTCTTTCTCACCTTCCAGCGGGAATTCTCCCTCTCTCTGGACCAGATTGCCCTGCTCATTACTGTCAATTTCCTGGTGCAGCTGTGCGTGGACGGCCTGTCCGCCCGGTTTGTGGATAAGATCGGATGGCGGGTATGCATGGTAGCCGCCCATCTGTTTGCTGCACTGGGCCTTGTTCTGCTGGCTGTGCTGCCTGGCCGCATCCCCCCTCTGGCTGGTCTGACGACGGCTGTGGTGGTCTACGCCCTGGGCGGCGGCCTGCTGGAGGTGCTGGTCAGCCCCATTGCCGAGGCCTGCCCCACCCGCCGCAAGTCGGCCGTGATGGGCCTGCTCCACTCCTTCTACTGCTGGGGCAGCGTGGCCACTATCGCCCTCTCCACCCTGTTTTTTGTCTGCTTTGGCACCCAGAACTGGCGTATTCTGGCCATGCTCTGGGCTCTGCTGCCCCTGGTCAACGCCCTGGTGTTTACCCAGGTCCCCCTGGCCACTCTCACGCCGGAGGGCGAGTCCGGCCTCTCCCTGGGGCAGCTGTTCCGCACGCCCCGGTTTTGGCTGTTTTTGCTGCTGATGGCCTGCGCGGGAGCCAGTGAGCTTTCCATCTCCCAGTGGGCCAGCGCCTTTGCAGAGTCTGCGCTGGGCGTGTCCAAAACGGTGGGCGATCTGGCCGGACCGCTGTCCTTTGCCCTGCTGATGGGCCTGTCCCGGCTGATCTACGCCGCATACAGCCGCAGCCACCCCTCCCCCACCGGCTTTATGACGGCCAGTACCATCCTGTGTATTGCCGGATACCTGCTGGTCTCCCTCTCCCCCTGGCCCGCTCTGGCGCTGGTGGGGTGCGCCCTGTGCGGCATGGCGGTGGGCTGCATGTGGCCGGGCACCTTTAGTCTGGCGGCAGCCTGTTTTCCCCGCAGCGGCACCGCCCTGTTTGCCCTGCTGGCCCTGGCCGGAGACCTGGGGTGCTCCGCCGGTCCCGGTCTGGTGGGACTGGTGTCCTCCGCCTGGGGCGACCGCCTGCAATACGGTCTGCTGGCCGCGGCAGTCTTTCCCCTGCTGCTGCTTGCCGGTCTGGCTGTGCTGCGGAAAACACTCGCCCGACAAAATTAGCACTCTTTTTGTCAGTTTGTGAACGCATCGTAAATATTTTTTGAAACAGCCCTCTTTTTTGAAAAAGGGGGTTGATTTTTGAACAGGAAACGATTACTATAATACACGTGGTTAGCACTT
Encoded here:
- a CDS encoding class I SAM-dependent RNA methyltransferase, which produces MNDLTFAVPTLFGLEGLCADEMRRLNLEGVQAENGRVLCRGSALDIARLNLNLRTGERVLLVLGSFPADNFDALFEGTKALPWEQFIPREGQFPVKGHCLNSALHAVPACQAIVKKAVAARLGEKYGFNTLPETGALYQIQFSIMKDTATLMLDTSGAGLHKRGYRAHGVVAPLRETLAAAMVMLSRYKGRDPLCDPFCGSGTIPIEAALIAKNRAPGLNRTFSAQKWAFVDKKLWLEAADQAMDQEFDGDYEIWGGDLDPDAVELARHNAELAEVDDVVHFDVDDARTFHWGGLYGRVVTNPPYGERIMERKEAEELYRAFGKAWAKFPDGWKLYLLSSHTEFERTFGKQADKKRKLYNGMLKCDLFMYGIK
- a CDS encoding YegS/Rv2252/BmrU family lipid kinase, whose amino-acid sequence is MRHLFIINPVAGRKGSTQALLDQLDRVSFPHERVFTEGEGHAEKLARQAAQTGEPVRIWACGGDGTLNEVVNGAAGFDNAAITCVPKGTGNDFLKVFGPNYRDLFYDLEALAAGPQTTLDLMDCNGKLGLDVVCGGVDARIAAGVHRYKDLPFVTGKGAYILSLIENIFLKGICRPMEVQMGPVHYSGPTAIVCVCNGRYYGGGFMPVADAMPDDGVLDMLLVGKVSLLTFIRLVGQYAKGRYKDYPQLIEDFHGQELTWSSKEPLVAVVDGEVLESTSFTVRLSEKKIHFFYPNGASYAPHL
- a CDS encoding MFS transporter produces the protein MRHSYQATLGTCFAGYIVQSVINLFAPLLFLTFQREFSLSLDQIALLITVNFLVQLCVDGLSARFVDKIGWRVCMVAAHLFAALGLVLLAVLPGRIPPLAGLTTAVVVYALGGGLLEVLVSPIAEACPTRRKSAVMGLLHSFYCWGSVATIALSTLFFVCFGTQNWRILAMLWALLPLVNALVFTQVPLATLTPEGESGLSLGQLFRTPRFWLFLLLMACAGASELSISQWASAFAESALGVSKTVGDLAGPLSFALLMGLSRLIYAAYSRSHPSPTGFMTASTILCIAGYLLVSLSPWPALALVGCALCGMAVGCMWPGTFSLAAACFPRSGTALFALLALAGDLGCSAGPGLVGLVSSAWGDRLQYGLLAAAVFPLLLLAGLAVLRKTLARQN